A single genomic interval of Monodelphis domestica isolate mMonDom1 chromosome X, mMonDom1.pri, whole genome shotgun sequence harbors:
- the HPRT1 gene encoding hypoxanthine-guanine phosphoribosyltransferase isoform X2, whose translation MANLSPSIVIDDDEPGYDLDLFCIPKHYAQDLEKVFIPHGLIMDRTERLARDVMKEMGGHHIVALCVLKGGYKFFADLLDYIKALNRNSDKSIPMTVDFIRLKSYCNPTEDRAQQLPVAHPSPIARCLSYNCPTQNTDMDVNHIRAQSFLFGCELKADKDFHFKVINEQIEHQLSLRTVSLGASAKDELHVVEAEALNFEGSPTTVTLASLKLSVQPTVSLGGFEITPPVVLRLKCGSGPVYISGQHLVALEEDVEENNVKAVNLPAKRAASEIDNKIPQKKVKLSEEEEEEEEEEEDEEEEEEDDDEAEDEEEIEEVDEEEEEVEVEEEEEEEVEEIEEEEEEEEEEGEEEEEEEEGEEEEEEGEEEEEEEEEGEEEEEEEEIENNDPIEIKSDPDSPAQNGQTPNMEEETDSEPVTPKSKSQESFETEEKITPSPQESSSPEDIKENIQNDQSTGDIKVIGGDDLSTLTGKDIIDTGKTMQTLLSLVKQYNPKMVKVASLLVKRTPRSVGYRPDFVGFEIPDKFVVGYALDYNEYFRDLNHVCVISETGKDKYKA comes from the exons ATTGATGATGATGAACCAGGCTATGACCTGGACTTATTTTGCATCCCTAAGCACTACGCTCAAGATTTGGAGAAAGTATTCATTCCTCATGGACTTATCATGGACAG GACTGAACGTTTGGCCCGAGATGTGATGAAGGAGATGGGAGGCCACCATATCGTTGCCCTCTGTGTCCTCAAGGGTGGCTATAAATTCTTTGCTGATTTACTGGATTATATCAAAGCACTGAACAGGAATAGTGATAAATCAATTCCTATGACAGTAGATTTTATCAGATTGAAGAGCTACTGT AATCCCACGGAAGACAGAGCCCAGCAGCTCCCTGTTGCGCACCCATCCCCGATTGCCCGCTGTCTTTCGTACAACTGCCCCACCCAGAACACGGATATGGATGTGAACCACATCCGGGCACAGAGCTTCCTCTTCGGGTGTGAGCTCAAGGCAGATAAAGATTTCCACTTCAAGGTGATAAACGAGCAGATCGAGCACCAGCTTTCACTGAGAACAGTGAGCTTGGGAGCCAGTGCCAAGGATGAATTGCATGTTGTTGAAGCGGAAGCCCTGAATTTCGAAGGCAGCCCGACTACGGTCACCCTGGCATCGCTGAAATTGTCTGTGCAGCCCACAGTTTCGCTTGGTGGCTTTGAGATTACTCCACCAGTAGTTCTGCGTCTGAAATGTGGTTCCGGGCCTGTGTACATTAGTGGCCAGCACCTAGTCGCGCTAGAGGAAGATGTAGAAGAAAATAACGTGAAAGCTGTCAATCTGCCTGCCAAGCGAGCTGCTTCTGAAATTGATAACAAGATTCCCCAAAAAAAGGTAAAGCTatctgaggaagaggaggaagaggaagaggaagaagaggacgaggaagaagaggaagaagatgatgatgaggCAGAGGATGAGGAGGAGATTGAAGAGGtggatgaagaggaggaggaggtagaggtggaagaagaggaagaggaggaggtagaggagatagaggaagaggaggaggaagaagaggaagaaggagaagaagaagaggaggaggaagaaggagaagaagaagaggaggagggggaggaggaagaagaagaggaggaggagggggaggaggaagaagaagaggaggaaattgaaaatAACGATCCCATAGAGATCAAGTCTGATCCTGATAGTCCAGCACAGAATGGGCAAACACCCAACATGGAggaggaaacagattcagaaCCAGTTACACCCAAATCAAAAAGCCAGGAGTCCTTCGAAACTGAGGAAAAGATTACCCCAAGTCCCCAAGAATCTAGCTCTCCTGAGGATATTAAAGAAAACATTCAG aatGACCAGTCAACAGGAGACATCAAAGTGATTGGTGGAGATGATCTCTCAACTTTAACTGGAAAG GATATAATTGACACGGGGAAAACGATGCAGACATTGCTTTCCCTGGTCAAGCAGTATAATCCAAAGATGGTGAAAGTAGCCAG cttGCTGGTGAAGAGGACCCCTCGCAGCGTAGGATACAGACCTGACT
- the HPRT1 gene encoding hypoxanthine-guanine phosphoribosyltransferase isoform X1, whose amino-acid sequence MANLSPSIVIDDDEPGYDLDLFCIPKHYAQDLEKVFIPHGLIMDRTERLARDVMKEMGGHHIVALCVLKGGYKFFADLLDYIKALNRNSDKSIPMTVDFIRLKSYCNPTEDRAQQLPVAHPSPIARCLSYNCPTQNTDMDVNHIRAQSFLFGCELKADKDFHFKVINEQIEHQLSLRTVSLGASAKDELHVVEAEALNFEGSPTTVTLASLKLSVQPTVSLGGFEITPPVVLRLKCGSGPVYISGQHLVALEEDVEENNVKAVNLPAKRAASEIDNKIPQKKVKLSEEEEEEEEEEEDEEEEEEDDDEAEDEEEIEEVDEEEEEVEVEEEEEEEVEEIEEEEEEEEEEGEEEEEEEEGEEEEEEGEEEEEEEEEGEEEEEEEEIENNDPIEIKSDPDSPAQNGQTPNMEEETDSEPVTPKSKSQESFETEEKITPSPQESSSPEDIKENIQNDQSTGDIKVIGGDDLSTLTGKNVLIVEDIIDTGKTMQTLLSLVKQYNPKMVKVASLLVKRTPRSVGYRPDFVGFEIPDKFVVGYALDYNEYFRDLNHVCVISETGKDKYKA is encoded by the exons ATTGATGATGATGAACCAGGCTATGACCTGGACTTATTTTGCATCCCTAAGCACTACGCTCAAGATTTGGAGAAAGTATTCATTCCTCATGGACTTATCATGGACAG GACTGAACGTTTGGCCCGAGATGTGATGAAGGAGATGGGAGGCCACCATATCGTTGCCCTCTGTGTCCTCAAGGGTGGCTATAAATTCTTTGCTGATTTACTGGATTATATCAAAGCACTGAACAGGAATAGTGATAAATCAATTCCTATGACAGTAGATTTTATCAGATTGAAGAGCTACTGT AATCCCACGGAAGACAGAGCCCAGCAGCTCCCTGTTGCGCACCCATCCCCGATTGCCCGCTGTCTTTCGTACAACTGCCCCACCCAGAACACGGATATGGATGTGAACCACATCCGGGCACAGAGCTTCCTCTTCGGGTGTGAGCTCAAGGCAGATAAAGATTTCCACTTCAAGGTGATAAACGAGCAGATCGAGCACCAGCTTTCACTGAGAACAGTGAGCTTGGGAGCCAGTGCCAAGGATGAATTGCATGTTGTTGAAGCGGAAGCCCTGAATTTCGAAGGCAGCCCGACTACGGTCACCCTGGCATCGCTGAAATTGTCTGTGCAGCCCACAGTTTCGCTTGGTGGCTTTGAGATTACTCCACCAGTAGTTCTGCGTCTGAAATGTGGTTCCGGGCCTGTGTACATTAGTGGCCAGCACCTAGTCGCGCTAGAGGAAGATGTAGAAGAAAATAACGTGAAAGCTGTCAATCTGCCTGCCAAGCGAGCTGCTTCTGAAATTGATAACAAGATTCCCCAAAAAAAGGTAAAGCTatctgaggaagaggaggaagaggaagaggaagaagaggacgaggaagaagaggaagaagatgatgatgaggCAGAGGATGAGGAGGAGATTGAAGAGGtggatgaagaggaggaggaggtagaggtggaagaagaggaagaggaggaggtagaggagatagaggaagaggaggaggaagaagaggaagaaggagaagaagaagaggaggaggaagaaggagaagaagaagaggaggagggggaggaggaagaagaagaggaggaggagggggaggaggaagaagaagaggaggaaattgaaaatAACGATCCCATAGAGATCAAGTCTGATCCTGATAGTCCAGCACAGAATGGGCAAACACCCAACATGGAggaggaaacagattcagaaCCAGTTACACCCAAATCAAAAAGCCAGGAGTCCTTCGAAACTGAGGAAAAGATTACCCCAAGTCCCCAAGAATCTAGCTCTCCTGAGGATATTAAAGAAAACATTCAG aatGACCAGTCAACAGGAGACATCAAAGTGATTGGTGGAGATGATCTCTCAACTTTAACTGGAAAG aATGTCCTGATTGTTGAA GATATAATTGACACGGGGAAAACGATGCAGACATTGCTTTCCCTGGTCAAGCAGTATAATCCAAAGATGGTGAAAGTAGCCAG cttGCTGGTGAAGAGGACCCCTCGCAGCGTAGGATACAGACCTGACT